Genomic segment of Candidatus Chlorohelix allophototropha:
ATGCTACAATTGAAGCCAGTAGCGCCGGAGAATATGGTCATAGGTTCGCTGTGGTGGCTAACGAGGTCAATCAACTTGCCGGACGTGCCAGAAGTGGTAGCTTGCAAGTTCAGAAGGTTATTTCGCGTTTGCGTAAAATAGTGGAAAGTGTACTTGATCGGATAGAGCAAAGCCGTGATCAGAGTCGCGAGGCGGTTGACAGCTTGACTATTGCCAGCCAGCGAACAGCACAGGTTATTGAGGTTACACAGCACGCTACGGTGCTTTCCCGACAGATTTCCGGCGCTTCTCAACAACAACGTAGTGGTACGCAGCAAACTGCTAACGGGCTTAGCCTCCTTTTACAAATAGCGAATGAAGCGGTGAAAATTTCAGAGAAGAGCCGTGAAACTGCCACTCGTCTAGATAATTTGTCCAAAAATTTGCATAAGGGTTCCAGCCAGATTCCACCTAACGTCCCTCCCGGTAGATCAGATACCGCTCAGATTTCGCCACTGGTTTCAGGAAACTTTAGCCCACAAAAAGCGTAGACAATTAATAGTAAATGAACAGGCTTATTGAAAATAAAAGCTGACTTCCTCATTATTGGAATGGAGGGTAATTTATGGCAGGAATTATTGACCGCGTGACGATGATTGTCAAGGCAAATGTAAATGATTTGCTGGAGAAGTCTGAAAACCCAGAGCGCCAGTTGAACTATTTTATTTTGGAGATGGAAGATAGCATCAAGGAAGCTGAAAATACCGTTACAGGCGCTGCTACTCAGGCAAAAATGCTGGATTTGCAGGCACAGGAAGCTCGGCGTAAAGGGCAAGATTGGGAGCAAAAAGCCGAGCGTGCTTTGAAGGCGAATCGTGAAGATTTGGCGCGGGAAGCCTTGCGGATGCAGGCTCAAGCGGACGAAGAAGCTAATGCTTATCAGGCTCAATACGAAGAGCAGAAGAAGATACAAGAACAACTGCGCTCTCAAATGACCCTGTTGCGGCAAAAATACAATGAGTTGCAAAGTAACAAACCGACCCTTTTGGCTCGTTACGGTATGGCAAAGCTGACTAATAAGGTGTATGGAGAAAAAGACCCTATTACCGGAATTAATACCGGAGCTTCTTCTCGCATGGAGCGCAAAATTATGGCGCAGGAGGCTTTGAGCCAGATGGGTGGCGCTGAAGTAAAGGCGGCTCAAACTGAAGCCGAAATTAATAAGTTGCCGGATGACGACCTAGATTCCGAGCTTGATGCGCTCAAACAAAAGATGGGTTTGGGGAAGAAAGCGGACGAGCAAAAAGAAGGACAAGCTTGATAGCTGCATAAAATTTATTTGGGCTGTTTGGTGGGGCGTAGTTATTTACGTCCCCTTTTTTATGCAGCGGGTATTATCGCTTGGAAAGTAGAGTTTCAATTCGAGAAATAATCTTGCTGAGATTGTATTGACATAATCATGCTCCTCACATTATAATAAGTTTACATAAGCATGGCTCAGTTTTTGTTCGGGAGAGGGCGCATAATTGAACTATATCGGCAGCAAGTGGTCTTTACTTCCCTTTATTCAGAATCTTCTCGATGCCAAACAGCTTAACGGCGGGGTTTTTTGCGACCTGTTTTCAGGTACAACCGCAGTGGGGCAATTTGCCAAGCGTTTGGGGTTTCAGGTTGTTTCAAACGATTGGCAGTATTATTCCTATGTACTGGGCAAAGCCTTTTTGGGATGCAATCAATATCCTACCTTCGAACTGCTTTTAAAGGCTTACCCACAAATTTCAGAACGTCAGGTTCAAATCCAACCACCTTTACCCTCCTTTTCCGGCGATAAAGAATACAATTTGCGGTTGCCTTTACTAAAAGTAGTAGATTGGCTGAATTCGCTATCGGGGATTGATACAGGTTTTGTCTTCAACAATTATTGCTATGGTGGCACCAAAGATTCGGAACATTCGCGCAACTATTTTTCCGATGAAAACGGGCGAAGCTGCGATGCGATTCGGCAAACATTGGAAACTTGGAAAGTTGCAGAGTTGGTAAACGAGGATGAGTATTATTTACTATTGGCGGCATTGCTAGATGCGTTGGATAGCGTGGCGAATACAGCCAGTGTTTATGGTGCGTTTCTGAAACATCTAAAAACAACTGCTCGTAAACCCTTAAAACTGAAAACCCCTGTGATTATTCCCGGCGATAAGCCCCACAAAGTATTCTGTAGCGATGCGAACCAGTTGATCCCGCAACTTGATTGTGATGTGCTGTATCTTGACCCGCCCTATAATCGTCGCCAATATGCCACTAATTACCATTTGCTTGAAACGGTGGCGCTTGGCGATAACCCCGAACTAAAGGGTAAAACCGGGCTACGCCCTTATGAGCACCAACGCAGCCGCTATTGCCTGAAGCTAGAAGTAGAAAGGGCATTTACCGACTTGGTAAGCCACGCACGCGCGCGCCACATTATCTTGAGTTATAACGATGAAGGCTTTTTAAGCCCGAAAGAGATTGAGCGCATCTTTGGGATGCGTGGCAGAGTAGAAACCCATCGCCTTACTTATCGCCGCTTCCGTGCCGATAAGAATCGCGATAACCGCAACTACGCCCCTAACCAGAATGTGTATGAATTCCTATTCTATGTTCGAGTAGAGAATGAAGCCGAACTGGCAGCTTAAATAAAAAAGGAGCGAGATATTGCACTCGCTCCTCGTTTCGATAAATTTGTGTTACTTCTATGCCGAACCGGTGGCAGGGCGTAAAGCTCCCGGAATGATCTGGTCTTTGTAGATAGCTGCTGCTGCCTGACCTTCGTTTAGGGCAGCTGGCTCTACGCGGAACAACGGCTTAGGTTCAGGGCGTTTGGTGTCAAACATTGCCTCGAAATCTTCCCCTTCGAGAGTTTCGCGCTGAATTAATAACTCAGCAACCTCAATGAGTTTCTCGCGGTTTTCGCCCAAAATCTTCTTGGCGCGTTGGTAGTTAGCGTCAATTATTGAACGAACCTCTTTATCGATCTCGTAGGCGATTTCATCCGAGTAGTTGCGCTGCTCGCTGATTTCGCGTCCGAGGAAGATGAGTTCATCTTTTTGACCAAAAGCTACAGGACCAAGCTTTTTGCTCATACCGTATTGAGTTACCATTCGACGCGCCATATCGGTTGATTTCTCAATGTCGTTGCTTGCGCCGCTGGAAATCTCGTTGAAGATAATTTCTTCGGCAGCGCGACCACCCAGACCCCAAGCAATTTGATCTTCAAATTGCGCTTTGGTGCCTAAGAAACGGTCTTCGCTTGGCAGTACACGAGTATAACCACCCGCCATACCACGCGGTATAATCGAGATTTTGTGAACCGGGTCTACATTAGCCAGCATACGCGCGACTAAAGCGTGACCAACTTCATGGTAAGCAGTAATCGCTTTTTCCTTGTCAGAAATCACACGACTTTTGCGTTCAGGTCCGGCGATAACACGGTCAATTGCTTCTTCCAACTCGCTCATGCTGATGCTTTTCTTGTTGCGGCGGGCTGCCAGAATAGCCGCTTCATTGATTAGGTTCTCAAGGTCTGCGCCACTGAAACCCGGCGTTTGTTTTGCCAGAGTTTCCATTGAAACTTCCTTGTCGAACGGTTTGCCGCGTGAATGCACATCCAGAATAGCCATACGACCGCGAATGTCAGGGCGATCCAGTACTACTTGTCGGTCAAAGCGACCGGGACGCAATAGCGCAGGGTCAAGCACGTCAGGGCGGTTGGTAGCGGCTATCATAATTACATTGGTATTGCTATCAAAGCCGTCCATTTCCACCAGAATCTGGTTTAGAGTTTGCTCACGTTCATCGTGGCTTCCACCCAGACCAGCGCCACGTTGGCGACCTACCGCGTCAATTTCGTCGATGAAGATAATGCAGGGCGAATTGCGTTTAGCCTGATCAAACAGGTCACGCACGCGGCTTGCGCCCACACCCACAAACATTTCTACAAATTCACTACCGCTGATGCTGAAGAAGGGTACGCCTGCTTCGCCTGCCACCGCTTTGGATAGCAAGGTCTTACCAGTGCCCGGAGGACCTACCAACAACACGCCTTTAGGGATACGCGCTCCCAATGCAGCGAATTTATCAGGATATTTGAGGAATTCCACCACTTCTGCCAATTCTTGCTTGGCTTCATCCGCACCGGCAACATCGTTGAAGGTTACGCTGGGCTTGTTGCCCATAAACATACGGGCACGACTTTTGCCAAAAGAAAGCGCCTGATTGTTGCTACCTTGCGCCTGTCGCATCATAAATACCAGCACCCCAATGAATAACAGAGTAGGGAGCAAGAAGGTTAGGGTATTAAGAATACCACCCCACTGGGAAGACTCGTTTACTTTGAGGTTAAAGCTGGATTTAGTCAGGTCAACTCCGGCGTTGCGTAGCAAAGAACCGAAATCGGTAACACCGGTCTCACGGCGGAAAACTTTTTCGGTGCCATCGGTGTATCGGATTCTACCAACATCACTATCGTTGGTAATGACAATTTCTTTGATTTTGCTGCTTTGATTTGGGTCTGCGGCAGTTCTGATAACTTCACCTAATGTAATGGTGTTGTTACTATCTTTGCTACCATTACCCAGAATGGTGAAGAACAGTGCAAGTACGGCTACCATGATTATCAGGTAGACGAAACTGTTCCTTAACCATTTATTTTCACCCATAAATAACCTCCGCTGTCACTTCGCCCGGCTCCCGGGTCAGGGAATTAACTGGTTGCCTTTCCGCGCTGCCAAGACGAGGGGAGCTTTGAGCAGGGCAGAAGTGAATTATTATTATGACCATAATGGTCAGGTATTTTTATATAAAAAAGCAAAAATCGGTTTCATTAACTGAAAATACCCCTTCAATTATAACAAACCTTATTTGAAAAAGCCATTTGCATAAAGCCTGTTCAAGCAAACACTAACAAAAGGTTCACTAATCAGGTTATCTGTAATAAGAACTTACGCGCTGCCAGTTTTGAAAGTTTCATATTTTGCCAGCATACTCTATCTATCAAGTGTTAGAGTTATGTTAGTTTTTTCTGGTTTCTTATCGGGGGGGCAGGTCATGTCCGTTCAGAATCTCATCAAAGCGGGGGTTTCCTCGCAAGTGATCGAGTTTATCGTCTTCCAACGCCCACTCGCGCACTCCTTCGGTATCTAATGCCGCAGCACGTCCCAAATGGTAAAGCGATTCACTTATTCTGAAATTTTCGGCATAAAAACAAGCTAGGTGGTAATGTGCCAGCAAATATTCGGGGTCAATTTCTATAGCCTTAAGCAAGGAGGTTTCGGCGCGCTCGGATTCTTCTAGCATAATGGCAGACAGTCCCAGATTATGCCATGCAATCTGGTCGTTAGAGTCTATTTTTAGGATAGACTCAAGTTGTTGCGCCGATTGGTGATAGTCGCCTTGTTCCCAGAAAATATCAGAGAGCTTAAAACGGGCACGGGTATCCTCTGTTTTTTGCTGGATAGCTTTTCCCAGAGATGAAATCGATTTGGAAATTTCACCACGCTCGTAGAGAATTTCGCCCATAACTCGCCAGGCATCGGGATAGTTGGGGTCTGTGTCAAGCGTTTTTTCAAGAAAAAAGTGGGCGGTATCTAATCCGTTCTGAAGCAAAAAATAACCCAAATTGTATAAAACTTCGGGGCGTTTGGGGTCAAGACGGAGTGCCTGTACATAGTGCATCAAGGCATCTTGGTAATTACCTTGTTCAGCGCAAATTGTGCCGAGGTTATCGTGAAGGGCGGGCCAATTAGGGGCGTATTCAAGGGCTTTACGCACCTCTGCTTCCGCATCCGCGAACCGTTCGGCTTCATAGTACACTTTAGCGCGATCATTATGCCCACGCGCCAATTGCATCAGATGTTCATCAGATGCTTCAAAACCGCTTTTATTTTCGCTGCTTTCCCACTCAAAAGACTGTGGATGGTTTTTGTCTCCCATCATCCTACCCGGTTACTCCCCTGAAATTCACTTCGCCTTTTCAAACTAGCCTATTATAACAGTTCTGAACAAGAGTGTGCATGGAAATACCTTTTCGAGCAGGGCGGATGCAAGTTCGGAAGGGGAGTGTAACCATACGGGTTCATATCCTTTCAGGGCACAGGCAGGCAGTGGGATGCCTGCCGAGGCCGCAAGGGGTGTTCTCTTGAACTAACCCCTCTCTACTTTTTTCCGGCGGGAGCAGCAGGTTATTGCCCTAAAAACGTTTCTTGCAATAGCCCTGCCCAATCAAGCGAGTTACTAAAACACTTCGCCATATTTTGACAAACTGAGGAAGCCATTCTAATAATTGTTCCATTAGCAAATAAGTGTTTAATTCAGCCAGAAGGGAATTATGAAATTACCTAAAACCGCTAAAATTCATGAGGTTGGTCCTCGCGATGGGTTGCAGAACGAGAAAGCGCCTGTTTCTACAACAGATAAAATCGCGCTGGTAAATGCACTGGCGCAAGCGGGTTTGACAAGCATTGAATACGGGTCTTTTGTAAGCCCTAAATGGGTTCCGCAAATGGCAGATAGTGATGAGGTAGGTCGCCTTATTACTCGTTTGCCGGGTATTAGTTACCAGGCATTGGTTATGAATATGAAGGGCTATGAACGAGCCAAAGCAACTGGGATGGATTCGGTTAACATCGTTACGGGTGTTAGCGAGACTTTTAACCGCAAAAATATGAACGCTGGCGTGGATGAGTCGCTGGAAAACTACCGTCCCATAATTGCCCAGGCGCGTCAAGATGGGATTCAGATTACGGCGTATGTATCCACTGCTTTCGGTTGCCCTTACGAAGGAGAAATACTTTTCGCAAATGTTCTAGAGGTTAGCCGGAAATTCTTGACGATGGGGGCGGATGAAGTGATTTTGTCCGATACTATTGGTTGCGCGCATCCTAAACAAGTTAGCGAGTTGCTAGCTATGCATCTTGAGCATATCCCGGTGGATAAACTCGGTGTGCACTTTCATGATACGCGCGGTTTAGCATTGGCAAACGTGTTGGCGGCGCTTCAGCTGGGAGTGAATCGCTTTGATGGTTCAGTAGGAGGAATGGGTGGTTGTCCCTTTGCGCCCGGTGCACAGGGTAACGTCTGTACCGAAGATTTGGTTTTTATGCTAGAGGAAATGGGTGTCGAGACAGGCGTGAATGTTCCCGCGCTTATTGAAGTGTCTCGCACGGTTGAAGGGTTGTTAGGACGTGCCTTGCCCGGTCATATCAAAAGCGCAAAACACAAGCCCAGTTATTTGGAGAGAAAATAATGCGGTGTAGATTCAAGCAACTTATCTTTGGCAAGGTATCTTACGCTTTGTAAATCGCACGTTTAAATTCATTGAGCATTGTTGAGTGCCAGTCGCGCTTTCCTTGCCGCAATTCGCTCTCAACTGCTCCCAAATAGTGACCGCAGGTTACACAAAAAACTGCTATCAGAGTTTCGCTTTCCTCTTCATCGTCATAATCATAAATCATTTCAGTTTCATCGAAAGGATAAACAGGTTCACTGGCAAGATTGGTGCTGCTGCAATGTGGGCATTTCCCACTAATTTTGTTTTCCATGGCTTTCACTCCTTTTGAGAGGTGAATTGCGGAAGGAGGCAATTCCGCGTGTACTGAGCGCACTGAAGAAGCTAAGAAAACTGGCAAAACTCAAAATGCTGCCAAAACTTGCAATGCTGGTTAATGATAGCAAACTGAACGAACTACCAATAGATAGAATACTGTTGGAACTGCCAATGGAGAGTACACTATTGAAACTACCGATTGAGAGTATGCTATTATAACTTCCTATGCTAAGGATACTGTGTTTTTTGCTTTTTTTACCAATCTTACTAGCTATATCTTGTGCTAATTTTCCATTAGCAATAGGGCTATCGGCGAGTTCCATTTTTTTTCTAGCCTCCATAGTTTCCTCCTTGTTTTCGAAATGAAGACTATCTTTTCGAGCGGGTACGCATAAAAGGCACCGTCACTGATAATATTACCAGTAACAGGAAGATTCCGGCAAGAATGAGTATGGCAGGAGGTCCACCCCCTTCGGTTTTGGGGCTTTCAGGTTTTGGAGTTGGCGTAGGTAGCGGCGTAGGTGTCGGTGGTATAGGCGAGGGAGTTGGGGCAACCGCAGTAATTGTAGCTTGCAAGAGGATATTATTTCCGGCAGTAACCGGCGTTAAGAATATAAAAACGGCTATAATTCCCAACACCATTACAAGTAATGTGAGGATTAAAAGCCGTTTGATTGGAAAGTTATTTACTCGCATTCTTGCTGTTTAACACCACATCGCGCAAATTTTCAAGCGCGGCATTTTCACTGGAGAAAGTATCGGTCATTTGATTTTTTAGGTCAAAGGCTGAATTCCAGAGCGTTTGGTTATTGGTGTTCAAACCATCTTTAAGTCGAGCGTAATACATCTGACGGGTATATAACATATCCAGCATTCGTTGCTGATGTATTTCCGCTTCGGGTGGCACTAACCCCTGATCTTTCATAACCCTGAGTTGATTAATTGTACTCTCAATCACCTTCAAGGTTTCATCACAAGCACGTACAAAACGTTCTTTGTTGTTAGGGTTACGCCAATAGGTAAAGTTGCTTTTATCCGGCACATCTCCGGCAGTGATACGGAAGTTTTCAATTGCTTGTGTTATATTGCCACGCACCGGTAGAACTTGCTGGTAATATTTCATAGCAGGGGTAGTGGCTACTGGAGTAGCATCGGTTTTGCCCTTGAATAGAAATAGATTGCCCGCCAACATAAAAGCCAAAAACCCAAGAATAATAGCAGGTAAAACCCAGCGTCTTTTACTACGCCAGTATTTGTTGAAAGCGGCTGCCAGAAAATCCTGAGCTTGATATAGGAACTCGGAGAATCCCGGTGTAGCTCTTGCGGAGACCTGCCTTCTCGCAATATTGGCTTCGTAGTAAGGGGAATGTAACCCGGAAGGTATATAGATAACCTTGTGGCAGAGATCGCATTTCTGAACAAGACCACGCCTTGCCGTCTCATCCGAATTTTCATTCTCACAAGATTTGCAGACAATTACACCCCGGTCGTAGCCTACCCATGGAAGGGCAGATTCGGGTTCGTTACGCGCTTTTTCTGCTTCAAGCCCACATGCGGTACAACGCTGCAACCCACCCGGAAAATTATTACCACAACGAGGACAATGCTGTTCTGGCAAGCGTTTTGGTAATTTTATAGGCTCGCTAAAGTCGGAGTAATCTTTAAAGTATTGATTATAATTTCTGATAGGACGCGCCCTCCATAACAGGCAAACTCACGATACATTAACGACGCATCGTTGCCGTAGTTTGGTAGCCTTTCAGATGAGATTTTAAGCAGTTAAGATACCCTATGTATAATTTGGATTCTAACCCCATGTGAAAATTTTGTCAAATGTTGTTAAGGTATTTTAATTGCTTTTGTGTTTTGCTTCGGGGTAGTTGACAGACCGGAAAAGGGATGTTATATTTTTCTACAGTTAAATAGTGACCTTTTGAAAAACTATGAACAGAACGAGTAAGCTTGAAAGCGAAGCTTCAGAGAGTCCGGTAAGGTGTGAGCGGGCGCTGGCGCGTAGGCTGAATGGATCTGGGAGTTGCAAACCGAACGTTTACCCAAGTAGGCTTTGCCGGAGTCCCTCCGTTACAGGGGAAAGGTATCGGCGTAACAGCCCGTACCCGTTGAGAAGCTGTTCTGTGAAGGCAGCTTGAAGAAGGGTGGTAACACGAGAGTAAGGTTTACTCCCGTCCCTTTATGGGATGTGGGGTTTTTTGTTTTATACGGCAAATTGAGTAAATGAGGTATAGCTATGCAGAGCGGTCAATACATACCCAGCCTTGAACAGGTAAAAACACTGGCAGGCAAAGGGAATATCACCCCGGTATACCGCGAGATTTTTGCAGACCTTGAAACGCCCGTTTCAGCCTATCTGAAAGTGTGTCGTGATGAGCCGCACAGCTTTTTGCTGGAAAGCGTTGAGGGTGGGGAACGTCTGGCGCGTTACAGTTTTATGGGTTACAACCCCTACCTGACTTTGCGCTTAGATAAGGGCGTGGCAAATGCTCGCCAACATGGCTATAAGCAAAGCATTAACTATGATGACCCACTTCAAGTTATTTCTAGTTACCTCCGCGCCTATGAACTGGTGGAAATCCCTGAGTTGACCAAAGAACTGCCCCGTTTTTACGGTGGGGCAGTGGGTTACCTGACCTATGAGACGGTGCGCTATTTCGAGAAATTACCCTCTCCTGAAAATGATGGACTTGGTATTCCAGAGGGCATTTTCGTGTTTTGTGATACCGTATTGGTTTTTGACCATCTAAAAAGGCGCATCAAAATAGTCTCACATGTGCATTTGGATGGTAGCGATCAGGAAATTGAAGCCAGCTATAAGGATGCGATAGCGCGTATCGAGAAACAAGTTGAGCGTCTCGAAGGTCCTTTACCACTTGAACTGATTAAGGGGAAGATGGAAGGCTTTAGTGATGGGGCTGTAACCAGCAACGTTACTAAAGAACAGTATATAGAGCGGGTTGAGAAGGCTAAAGAATATATTCGCGCCGGGGATATTATTCAGGTTGTACCTAGCCAGCGTCTCTCACGCCCAACCAGCGCAAAAGCCATCAACCTTTATCGGGCGTTGCGGGCGGTAAACCCCTCACCTTATATGTATTATCTGCACTTTCCTGAAGTTGATATTATCGGAGCATCGCCGGAATTGCTGGTGCAAGTCGAGAACGGCGTGGTTAGCACCCACCCGATTGCCGGAACGGTGCGGCGTGGCGGTAGTGACGAAGAAGACCGCGAGTTGGGCGCAACCCTCGCTGCCGATGAAAAAGAGCGTGCCGAACATGTGATGTTGGTGGATTTGGGGCGAAATGACATTGGGCGGGTGAGCGTGCCGGGTACGGTGAAGGTTACCCAATTAATGGATGTAGAACGCTACTCGCATGTTATGCACCTTGTTTCTCATGTGGAAGGTCAACTGAAATCGGATATGACTGCTTACGAGGCGTTGAGCGCGTGCTTTCCTGCTGGAACGGTCAGCGGCGCACCCAAAATCAGGGCGATGGAAATAATCGCAGAATTAGAGAACGACAAACGCGGTTTGTACGCGGGGGCGGTGGGTTATTTCAGCTTCAGCGGTAACCTTGATACCGCTATTGCTATTCGTACCATTGTATTAAAAGATGGGGTGGCGCATGTTCAGGCGGGTGGTGGGGTCGTAGCCGATAGTGACCCTGAGAAGGAATATCAGGAGACCTTGAACAAGGCTTACGGGATGCTCAAAGCGCTTGATGAAGTGGAAAAGTTGGCATGAAGTATTTTAGGATATATTTTTAAGGGTAGGTGGCGTGTATGCTGTTGATGATTGATAATTACGACTCCTTTACCTATAATCTGGTGCAATATTTTGCCGAGCTTGGCGAAGAAGTGTTGGTGTACCGCAATGATGCCATTACCCTCGATGAAATCAGCCGCATAAAGCCAGCGCGCATCGTTATTTCGCCCGGTCCCGGCGAACCCAAAGATGCAGGAGTAAGTGAAGATGTTATCCGGCAATTTGGTACCGGAATACCTATACTCGGAGTTTGCTTGGGGCATCAGGCAATCGGTGAGGTTTTTGGCGGTACAGTGGAACGCGCTCCTGAACTGATGCATGGCAAAGTCAGCCCGATTCATCACAACGGGGAAGGCGTGTTTGCGGGTATTCCGCAGAATTTTAAGGCGACTCGTTACCATTCGCTGGTGGTGCGCCAAAGTGACCTGCCTTCCGAATTGGAAGTGACTGCCTCTACAGAGAGCGGTTTGATTATGGGCTTGCGGCATCGCCAATATCCGATTCACGGCGTTCAGTTCCACCCGGAGAGCATTTTAACCGAAAACGGTAAAGATTTACTCCGTAACTTTTTATCAATTAAAAACTAGCGAGGTCATAGAATGGGCAAAAGTGCCTTTAGCGGTATCCAACCTAGCGGTGATATGCATATCGGCAACTATCTGGGCGCAATTCGCAACTGGGTAGTTGATTATAATACTGACGAGAGCATTTATTGTATCGTAGATTTGCACGCCATTACCGTGCCACAAGACCCGGAATTATTGCGAAATCGCATCCGCAGCCTGACTAAAATTTATATCTCCTGTGGGCTTGATATAAATAAAGTGGCAATTTTCGTGCAATCGCATATCAAAGAGCATGCCGAATTGGGCTGGATTTTCCAATGCCTGACCCCGCTTGGTTGGGCAAGTCGCATGACTCAATATAAAGAAAAGAGCGCGGATAAAAAAGAACAATCCAGCGTAGGTTTGCTGGCTTACCCCATGCTGATGGCGGCGGATATTCTGTTGTATCAGGTGGATGGCGTTCCGGTAGGCGATGACCAGAAGCAGCACGTAGAATTGACCCGCGACATTGCTCAGAAATTCAATCGCGAGTACGGCGAAGCTTTCAAAGTCCCCGAACCGTGGATTAGAGATTCGGGCGCACGTGTAATGGCTCTGGATGAACCTACTAAGAAGATGAGCAAAAGCGGTGGACCAAACAACGCTATTATGCTGCTCGACTCGCCTGCTGTAATAAAGTCTAAAATTATGAAGGCTACTACCGATAGCGGCAGAGAAATAAAATTTAACCCGGAACAGGCGGGCTTATACAATCTGCTTACCATCTATGAGCTTTTTGCGCCCGGTAATCCAACCCGCCCTGAAATTGAGGAGCAATTTGCCGGGCAAGGTTACGGCGGACTCAAGAAAGCAACGGTTGAAGTAGTGGTGGAAGGCTTGCGCCCCATTCAAGAGAAATATGCTGAGCTTTCCAAAGATGAGGGCTATGTTGAGCAGATTTTGAAGGATGGCGCGGATAAAATTCGCCCAATTGCAGCTAAAACCTTGTCTGAAGTAAAGCAGCGGATGGGTATCGGTTAGTTAGAGCGGCTGAATAATTAAGTGCAAAGCAAACCCAATAAAAGAGAAGCACAATGATTAGAGAAGCAATTGCGAAACTGGTAAACGGCGATTCACTCAGCTATGAAGAAGCTGCCGCCTCTATGGAAATGATAATGACCGGAGAGGCAACCCCCGCGCAGGTGGGGAGCTTCCTGACTGCCCTTCGTATGAAAGGCGAATCGGTGGATGAGGTGGCAGGGCTTGCACAGGTGATGCGCGAGAAAGCTACTGTGGTTCACCCCCCCACTAACTTGAATCGCCCGTTGGTGGATGTGGTGGGTACAGGGGGAGATGGCAAGCACACCTTTAATATCAGTACTACCGCCGCTTTTGTAATTGCGGGTGCAGGTGCGGCAGTTGCCAAGCATGGCAATCGGGCTGCCAGTAGCCGTTGCGGTAGCGCCGATGTGCTGGAAGCGTTGGGGGTAAATATCAATCTGAAACCGGAACAGGTCGCTGCTTGCATTGAGAAAGCCGGCATCGGTTTTATGTTTGCACCGCTTTTCCACCCTTCCATGAAGTACGCTGGTCCAGTCCGGCGTGAAATCGGCATCCGCACCGTCTTTAATATCCTTGGACCTTTGACGAACCCGGCAAGGGTGCGCCGACAATTGTTAGGCGTACCTGATCCGGCTATTGCCGCAAAGATGGCAGCCGTTCTGAAGCGATTGGGCTGTGACCATGCGATTGTGGCATGTAGCTCGGATGGAATGGATGAGATTAGCATTGCCGCT
This window contains:
- a CDS encoding PspA/IM30 family protein encodes the protein MAGIIDRVTMIVKANVNDLLEKSENPERQLNYFILEMEDSIKEAENTVTGAATQAKMLDLQAQEARRKGQDWEQKAERALKANREDLAREALRMQAQADEEANAYQAQYEEQKKIQEQLRSQMTLLRQKYNELQSNKPTLLARYGMAKLTNKVYGEKDPITGINTGASSRMERKIMAQEALSQMGGAEVKAAQTEAEINKLPDDDLDSELDALKQKMGLGKKADEQKEGQA
- a CDS encoding DNA adenine methylase, which gives rise to MNYIGSKWSLLPFIQNLLDAKQLNGGVFCDLFSGTTAVGQFAKRLGFQVVSNDWQYYSYVLGKAFLGCNQYPTFELLLKAYPQISERQVQIQPPLPSFSGDKEYNLRLPLLKVVDWLNSLSGIDTGFVFNNYCYGGTKDSEHSRNYFSDENGRSCDAIRQTLETWKVAELVNEDEYYLLLAALLDALDSVANTASVYGAFLKHLKTTARKPLKLKTPVIIPGDKPHKVFCSDANQLIPQLDCDVLYLDPPYNRRQYATNYHLLETVALGDNPELKGKTGLRPYEHQRSRYCLKLEVERAFTDLVSHARARHIILSYNDEGFLSPKEIERIFGMRGRVETHRLTYRRFRADKNRDNRNYAPNQNVYEFLFYVRVENEAELAA
- the ftsH gene encoding ATP-dependent zinc metalloprotease FtsH — encoded protein: MGENKWLRNSFVYLIIMVAVLALFFTILGNGSKDSNNTITLGEVIRTAADPNQSSKIKEIVITNDSDVGRIRYTDGTEKVFRRETGVTDFGSLLRNAGVDLTKSSFNLKVNESSQWGGILNTLTFLLPTLLFIGVLVFMMRQAQGSNNQALSFGKSRARMFMGNKPSVTFNDVAGADEAKQELAEVVEFLKYPDKFAALGARIPKGVLLVGPPGTGKTLLSKAVAGEAGVPFFSISGSEFVEMFVGVGASRVRDLFDQAKRNSPCIIFIDEIDAVGRQRGAGLGGSHDEREQTLNQILVEMDGFDSNTNVIMIAATNRPDVLDPALLRPGRFDRQVVLDRPDIRGRMAILDVHSRGKPFDKEVSMETLAKQTPGFSGADLENLINEAAILAARRNKKSISMSELEEAIDRVIAGPERKSRVISDKEKAITAYHEVGHALVARMLANVDPVHKISIIPRGMAGGYTRVLPSEDRFLGTKAQFEDQIAWGLGGRAAEEIIFNEISSGASNDIEKSTDMARRMVTQYGMSKKLGPVAFGQKDELIFLGREISEQRNYSDEIAYEIDKEVRSIIDANYQRAKKILGENREKLIEVAELLIQRETLEGEDFEAMFDTKRPEPKPLFRVEPAALNEGQAAAAIYKDQIIPGALRPATGSA
- a CDS encoding tetratricopeptide repeat protein; translated protein: MMGDKNHPQSFEWESSENKSGFEASDEHLMQLARGHNDRAKVYYEAERFADAEAEVRKALEYAPNWPALHDNLGTICAEQGNYQDALMHYVQALRLDPKRPEVLYNLGYFLLQNGLDTAHFFLEKTLDTDPNYPDAWRVMGEILYERGEISKSISSLGKAIQQKTEDTRARFKLSDIFWEQGDYHQSAQQLESILKIDSNDQIAWHNLGLSAIMLEESERAETSLLKAIEIDPEYLLAHYHLACFYAENFRISESLYHLGRAAALDTEGVREWALEDDKLDHLRGNPRFDEILNGHDLPPR
- a CDS encoding hydroxymethylglutaryl-CoA lyase, with amino-acid sequence MKLPKTAKIHEVGPRDGLQNEKAPVSTTDKIALVNALAQAGLTSIEYGSFVSPKWVPQMADSDEVGRLITRLPGISYQALVMNMKGYERAKATGMDSVNIVTGVSETFNRKNMNAGVDESLENYRPIIAQARQDGIQITAYVSTAFGCPYEGEILFANVLEVSRKFLTMGADEVILSDTIGCAHPKQVSELLAMHLEHIPVDKLGVHFHDTRGLALANVLAALQLGVNRFDGSVGGMGGCPFAPGAQGNVCTEDLVFMLEEMGVETGVNVPALIEVSRTVEGLLGRALPGHIKSAKHKPSYLERK